Part of the bacterium genome, CAGGGCTATGTGCTGTGATGAAGACAAAAATGAAACTGTTGGCATTTCCGGGGCAGGCGAGCAGGGGGAACGCGTGTTCTCGGAAAAAGAAATTTCTTATATTATTAAACCAAGGCTCGAAGAAATTTTTTGGCTTATTCATAATGAAGTGAGAAATTCAGGGTTTGAGGAATTAATTGCCTCAGGATTAGTCATTACCGGCGGGACATCACAAATGAAAAATATTGACAAATTGGGGGAAAGGATTTTCTCTTTACCCGTAAGAAAAGGTGTGCCGAATAAAAGTATAAAAGGATTGTATGAACTTATCAATAGTCCAATTTATTCCACAAGTGTAGGGCTTATTCATTATGCATGGAAAAAGCATTGTGAAGATGAAAGTAAAAATGAATTAAATATATTTGAAAAAACATTTAATAAACTTGGGGCTTTAATCAGGGCGCTGCCATAGCGCGAAAGGCTGAAGAGCTGAAGGCTGAAGTATTAAAATAAGGGTACTCCAGAATTCAGAACTATTTATAGGAGGATAAAATGTTAGAATTCAGTAATGAATTTGAAAAATCGGCTTCGATTAAAGTTATTGGAGTTGGCGGCGGCGGCGGTAACGCGGTTAACAGGATGATTGACGCAAAAATGCAGGGTGTTGAATTCATTGCGGTCAATACTGATTTACAGGACTTGCGCGCTTCCCAGGCTAATGTCAAGATACATGTTGGCGAAAAGGTCACCCGCGGGTTGGGGGCAGGGTCAAGCCCCGAGCTCGGTGAAAAAGCTGCGATAGAAGACAAGACAAAAATATCCGAGGCAATTGAAGGTGCGGATATGCTTTTTATTACTGCAGGGATGGGCGGCGGAACAGGAACAGGCGCGGCCCCTGTTATAGCACAGCTTGCTAAAGAAAAAGGAATTTTAACAGTAGCAGTTGTCACAAAACCGTTTTATTTTGAAGGCAAAAAAAGAATTGTCCACGCAGACGAGGGATTGAAAAAATTGACCCAGTACGTTGATACTCTTATTACTATTCCTAACCAGAGGCTTCTCTCGGTCGTTGGAAAAAATATACCGATTATTGATGCCTTTAAAGTTGCCGATGATGTTTTGAGGAGCGCGGTACAGGGTATTTCAGATTTGATTACTGTTCCCGGATTGATAAATTTGGATTTTGCCGATGTCAGGACGATTATGTCGGGTATGGGTGATGCCCTGATGGGGACTGGCTCGGCGGCGGGTGAAGGACGGGCCTTGAAAGCGGCCCAGCAGGCCATTACCAACCCGCTTTTGGAAGACGCGACTATAAACGGCGCGAAGGGAATCCTTATTAATATAACAGGCGGCCCGGAAATGACTTTACACGAGGTCAGTGAAGCCGCTAATTTGATAAATGATTCGGCTGACGCGTCCGCGCATATAATTTTTGGGGCGGTAATTAAT contains:
- the ftsZ gene encoding cell division protein FtsZ, with translation MLEFSNEFEKSASIKVIGVGGGGGNAVNRMIDAKMQGVEFIAVNTDLQDLRASQANVKIHVGEKVTRGLGAGSSPELGEKAAIEDKTKISEAIEGADMLFITAGMGGGTGTGAAPVIAQLAKEKGILTVAVVTKPFYFEGKKRIVHADEGLKKLTQYVDTLITIPNQRLLSVVGKNIPIIDAFKVADDVLRSAVQGISDLITVPGLINLDFADVRTIMSGMGDALMGTGSAAGEGRALKAAQQAITNPLLEDATINGAKGILINITGGPEMTLHEVSEAANLINDSADASAHIIFGAVINEDCRDEVRVTVIATGFERPSRKKGFGKEQYNIDYLKNAGHQVFEKREGLKVEPGLANFLEDSLDIPTFLRDKR